One genomic region from Candidatus Omnitrophota bacterium encodes:
- a CDS encoding polyprenyl synthetase family protein, translated as MKKSSEKAALEKKLLSLLPAGCAFTKTLDRALVYCMKTGGKRLRPLLFMDVVKAVKKDIPPEMKKKVLDFACGIEFIHAYSLVHDDIMDGDDMRRGKETVCKKFGSSTAILAGDALLTRGLEILYGSFPGAAAMVNAGVGSPGMIAGQAADMAQEGKKSRSEKALWYIHLNKTAAFFAAVCGAGAAAAGAPEKDARSFASFGRRLGMAFQVRDDMLDRVGDMKKYKKSRNDEKNDKLTVLKFYTLAKAMRMVNEISAEAEGFLEKLPYDTSALLELSGALREREF; from the coding sequence CCGCAGGATGTGCCTTCACGAAAACCCTTGACCGGGCGCTGGTCTACTGCATGAAGACGGGCGGAAAAAGGTTAAGGCCCCTGCTTTTTATGGATGTTGTAAAAGCGGTAAAAAAGGATATTCCGCCGGAGATGAAGAAAAAAGTCCTTGATTTCGCCTGCGGCATTGAGTTCATCCATGCCTATTCGCTCGTTCACGACGATATAATGGACGGCGATGATATGCGCAGGGGTAAAGAAACGGTGTGCAAAAAATTCGGTTCCTCAACCGCTATCCTCGCCGGTGACGCGCTCCTGACAAGAGGCCTGGAAATACTTTACGGTTCTTTCCCCGGGGCCGCGGCCATGGTAAACGCCGGCGTGGGTTCGCCCGGTATGATAGCGGGCCAGGCCGCCGATATGGCGCAGGAGGGGAAAAAGTCCCGCTCGGAAAAAGCACTGTGGTACATTCACCTGAACAAGACGGCGGCTTTTTTCGCGGCTGTGTGTGGCGCCGGAGCCGCGGCGGCAGGAGCCCCCGAAAAGGACGCGCGCAGTTTCGCGTCTTTCGGCCGGCGCCTCGGCATGGCTTTCCAGGTGCGGGATGACATGCTCGACAGGGTGGGCGACATGAAAAAATATAAAAAATCCCGGAACGACGAAAAAAATGATAAGCTGACGGTGCTGAAATTTTACACGCTTGCCAAAGCCATGCGGATGGTCAACGAGATAAGCGCCGAGGCGGAAGGTTTTCTCGAAAAACTTCCCTATGACACATCGGCTCTTTTAGAACTGTCCGGCGCGCTGAGGGAAAGGGAGTTCTGA